In Fluviispira sanaruensis, a genomic segment contains:
- a CDS encoding AAA domain-containing protein gives MSSESHLKRQLIRYKDLLVNFSRKNRELYYKEVKNSSINLSKFPFHLNKLSKNIESKFSPIKVLDSSFSNNLKGDVLDLHEYFMFDKINEIENIQNFTNKLDKIRIADEKFQREFGISGAWILGPFLCWRASAQIYKSEFIISPLFKVPVDIIKDKKKRLSLTCETDTLQFNQSLLLFLKHNYGIDILDNLNFDDPIEALNYFKSELSKVGKKIIESDYTTLPKTPKKVKIIRDENGDVIERVQLKLEEELSTKELEIYKSVTNTEFLLIDVLYLDQLNTNRAMLINDYDGILDIGHEHSILNELFNGIAASSEPVLDKTQLKELDSYQEKYNHFVVDIDGSQHRAIDKASKSRAIVIQGPPGTGKSQTIVNLIADYLAKGKKVLFVSEKRPALDVVFNRMKGANIESQSVLIHSSDLNKTDLYKSFLELSELRPNEKEEKEWINKTSSLDRIKSEINKYAEILQSEHHPSLLKIADLICIAGMHKKNYYIPEIYQEFQHLDYDAILDISESLSLIQNILIKHPNFQESPWINRYDSTINSTGLDYALKVLNNKLCKICEEKKKIKSTLINISNEYEKYPDNFHFESIPLLYENTDIFEPFWNTLGTGAKINFSALKEKILEEQNILNNNFKQYSLIKNDTQLEVIIELEQYYKKRRGFFDWFSSAFWSYRKIRKSVCPIWDGTAAIFRKYIEYNSSYRKIGEYCKEIMKNFKFDRNNLLELETLLKSNFLTLEKISLYLTNANNFLPKNLFEKCHISSNNFQIVQNEIKYLNNLFDQNKTLIDETEIIWTSLKGYISKLPEISNLEEKCRFIQLLITKQEDLEFLDQVDILLNEISTRYHLPNLKDKIVSLLFNKQNNWSSIFTSSVLNGWVDEVQANHHQLRSYNNNVLEDINKKFVAAVEDHKILSRFALHQSFAKRWTGINSDRSGLPLLTKEASKQKKVLSPREIMEKGALNTMFQLKPCWLMSPLSISQILPLKAGLFDVIIFDEASQVRVEDAIPSIFRAKTMIVVGDDKQMPPTTFFSGILPDDDDDEEEEISPSILDLAIQSYPSVLLEWHYRSRSEALIAFSNRAFYGGRLIAAPNPQTLSSNKSIRFTEIQDAYFKGKEGNEIEAEIVINHLIKLLTENANRSFGIIAMGISQANALQNVLENKMSENSKAAKLLENALNFKEGDADAGLFIKNLENVQGDERDQILLSIGYAPSAPNKQLRLGFGPLSSRGGGRRLNVAITRAKNGMNIFCSFNPNSIPIDEEMFSTNPELCIFGRYLRYAKSISDGNTETTMAILNSFPVSGIITTKKPSRFSLDVKKKLEQRGHYVSAEIGSSGFYIDLAIHHPNVQSNFILGIECDGAVFHSTQYARDRDKIRQNLLESRGWKIIRIWSLDWSKNWEKEILRIENALQALLINPLKKHNFSSESVRVSL, from the coding sequence ATGTCCTCAGAGAGTCACCTTAAAAGGCAATTGATAAGGTATAAAGATCTTTTAGTAAATTTTTCAAGAAAAAATAGAGAACTTTATTATAAAGAGGTAAAAAATTCATCGATAAATTTATCTAAATTTCCTTTTCATCTAAATAAATTATCCAAAAATATTGAGAGTAAATTTTCACCCATTAAAGTATTAGACTCATCCTTTTCAAATAATTTAAAAGGAGATGTGTTAGATCTACATGAATATTTCATGTTTGATAAAATCAACGAGATAGAAAATATCCAAAATTTTACAAATAAACTTGATAAAATAAGAATTGCTGATGAAAAATTTCAAAGAGAATTTGGTATTTCTGGAGCATGGATATTAGGACCATTCTTATGTTGGAGAGCATCTGCGCAAATTTATAAGAGTGAATTTATAATTTCTCCTCTATTTAAAGTTCCTGTTGATATTATAAAAGACAAAAAAAAGAGACTTTCTCTCACCTGTGAGACTGACACACTCCAATTCAATCAGTCCTTATTACTATTTCTAAAGCACAATTATGGGATTGATATTTTAGATAATCTCAATTTCGATGATCCAATAGAAGCATTAAACTATTTTAAGTCTGAGTTAAGCAAAGTTGGAAAAAAAATCATAGAATCTGATTACACAACTCTTCCAAAGACACCAAAAAAAGTAAAAATTATTCGTGATGAAAATGGCGACGTAATTGAACGAGTGCAATTAAAGCTAGAAGAAGAACTTTCCACAAAAGAACTTGAAATTTATAAAAGTGTAACAAATACAGAGTTTTTATTAATCGATGTCTTATATCTAGACCAACTGAATACGAATCGAGCAATGCTTATTAATGACTATGATGGAATACTTGACATAGGACATGAGCATTCAATTTTAAATGAACTATTCAATGGCATAGCAGCTTCATCAGAGCCAGTATTAGACAAAACACAATTAAAAGAATTAGATTCATACCAAGAAAAATACAACCACTTCGTTGTAGATATAGACGGTTCTCAACATCGGGCCATCGATAAAGCATCAAAATCGAGAGCAATTGTTATTCAAGGTCCACCAGGTACAGGAAAAAGTCAGACAATTGTCAATCTTATTGCAGATTATCTAGCGAAAGGAAAGAAAGTTTTATTTGTTTCTGAAAAGCGTCCTGCACTCGATGTTGTTTTCAATCGTATGAAAGGCGCAAATATCGAGAGCCAATCTGTGCTCATACACAGTAGTGACTTAAATAAAACGGATCTCTATAAATCTTTTCTTGAATTATCCGAACTCAGACCAAATGAAAAAGAAGAAAAAGAGTGGATAAATAAAACGAGTTCCTTGGATAGAATTAAATCTGAAATTAATAAATACGCAGAAATTTTACAATCTGAACATCACCCTAGTTTATTAAAAATTGCCGATCTTATTTGTATTGCAGGAATGCATAAAAAAAATTATTACATACCTGAAATATACCAAGAATTTCAGCACTTGGATTACGATGCTATTTTGGATATATCAGAATCTCTTTCATTAATACAAAATATACTTATAAAACATCCAAATTTTCAAGAAAGTCCTTGGATAAATAGATATGACTCAACGATTAACTCAACTGGATTAGATTATGCGCTTAAAGTGCTTAATAATAAATTATGTAAAATATGCGAAGAAAAGAAAAAAATAAAATCAACTCTTATCAATATTAGTAATGAATATGAAAAATATCCCGATAATTTTCATTTTGAATCCATACCATTACTCTATGAAAACACTGATATTTTTGAACCATTTTGGAACACATTAGGAACAGGGGCAAAAATAAATTTTTCCGCTCTTAAAGAAAAGATTCTCGAAGAGCAAAATATTTTAAATAATAATTTTAAGCAATACTCTCTTATAAAAAATGATACTCAATTAGAAGTAATTATTGAACTTGAACAATATTACAAAAAAAGGCGGGGATTCTTTGATTGGTTTAGTTCTGCTTTTTGGTCTTATCGAAAAATTAGAAAATCTGTCTGTCCCATTTGGGATGGAACAGCAGCAATATTTAGAAAATATATTGAATACAATTCATCTTATAGAAAAATAGGAGAATATTGTAAAGAGATTATGAAAAACTTCAAGTTTGATCGTAATAATTTATTAGAACTTGAGACTTTATTAAAAAGTAATTTTTTAACTCTGGAAAAAATTTCTCTTTACTTAACAAATGCGAATAATTTTTTACCCAAAAATCTTTTCGAGAAATGCCATATCTCATCAAATAATTTTCAAATTGTACAAAATGAAATAAAATACTTAAATAATTTATTCGATCAGAACAAGACGTTAATAGATGAAACAGAAATAATTTGGACTTCACTAAAAGGATATATTTCTAAACTTCCAGAAATATCCAATTTAGAAGAAAAATGCAGATTTATTCAGTTATTAATAACAAAACAAGAAGACTTAGAATTCTTAGACCAAGTAGATATTCTCTTAAACGAAATATCCACAAGATATCATTTACCAAATTTAAAAGATAAAATTGTTTCGCTTTTATTTAATAAACAAAATAATTGGTCAAGTATTTTCACTTCTTCTGTTTTAAACGGCTGGGTTGATGAAGTGCAAGCTAACCACCATCAACTTCGCTCTTATAACAACAATGTTTTAGAAGATATTAATAAAAAATTCGTTGCAGCCGTTGAAGATCATAAAATATTATCACGCTTTGCATTACATCAATCCTTTGCAAAAAGATGGACTGGAATAAATAGCGATCGCAGTGGATTACCGCTTCTTACTAAAGAAGCATCCAAGCAGAAAAAAGTGTTATCGCCAAGAGAAATTATGGAAAAAGGAGCATTAAATACTATGTTCCAACTCAAACCTTGCTGGCTTATGAGTCCATTAAGTATCAGTCAAATATTACCACTTAAAGCGGGTTTGTTTGACGTTATTATTTTTGATGAAGCTTCACAAGTAAGAGTTGAAGACGCAATTCCTTCTATTTTTAGAGCTAAGACAATGATTGTTGTGGGTGATGATAAGCAAATGCCGCCTACTACATTTTTTTCAGGCATTTTACCGGATGACGATGATGATGAGGAAGAGGAAATATCTCCAAGCATACTTGATTTAGCAATACAATCTTATCCCTCAGTGCTTCTTGAATGGCACTATAGAAGTCGCTCAGAAGCTTTAATAGCTTTTTCTAATCGAGCATTTTATGGGGGAAGGCTTATAGCAGCACCAAATCCACAAACTTTAAGTTCAAATAAATCAATCCGATTTACTGAAATACAAGATGCATATTTTAAAGGAAAAGAAGGAAATGAAATAGAAGCGGAAATTGTCATTAATCATCTCATTAAACTTTTAACAGAAAATGCCAATAGATCATTTGGAATTATTGCCATGGGCATATCACAAGCAAATGCTCTGCAAAATGTTCTTGAAAATAAAATGTCTGAAAATTCAAAAGCTGCAAAACTTTTAGAAAATGCACTTAACTTTAAAGAAGGTGATGCTGATGCAGGATTATTTATTAAAAATCTTGAGAATGTTCAAGGAGACGAAAGAGATCAAATTTTATTATCAATTGGCTATGCACCCTCAGCACCAAATAAGCAACTTCGCCTAGGATTTGGACCATTATCGAGTAGAGGTGGAGGTAGACGCTTGAATGTTGCTATTACAAGAGCAAAAAATGGCATGAATATTTTTTGTTCCTTTAATCCAAACTCCATACCGATTGATGAAGAAATGTTCTCAACCAATCCTGAACTATGTATATTTGGTCGTTACTTACGCTATGCAAAATCAATTTCTGATGGAAATACTGAAACAACAATGGCAATATTAAATT
- the rhuM gene encoding RhuM family protein: protein MRNFRIVQSDRDRKVNRDVDFYNLDVTIAVWYRVNAKQATQFRIWATQTLKEYVVKGFILNDER from the coding sequence ATCCGGAATTTCCGGATAGTTCAAAGTGATCGAGATCGCAAGGTAAATCGTGACGTCGATTTTTATAACCTCGATGTGACTATCGCTGTTTGGTATCGAGTCAATGCAAAGCAAGCCACTCAATTTAGGATTTGGGCCACCCAAACTCTGAAAGAATATGTTGTCAAAGGCTTTATCCTCAATGATGAAAGATAA
- a CDS encoding non-ribosomal peptide synthetase codes for MTYKIKLSPYHKTFYYEWKLNQNRTDYHIVLDQELNGNLNIEQLEKGLVQFVNHHVLFNSHIIMENNELYWVKNNNISKLLYIENELLTYDYHNYIKEPIDLENGPLYRFLLFKTGLNQFRFILIGNHILLDALSTIDIYNKLSFYYNNNSEELFTNLSIINSINDLSENLHQYINQHSKNFKSFWKTKLENCEILSLDFLNISSHFEENIINDNSIQSKFGISEIYFELNKEQIQIISNIKRKYKITPYLFSKIIYAVTLYKYTQQNNFCICYPISIKEGIDLQFGAHVNLNLLPFSIHENLTFEELMNQSILFIKQLKQNNVNYGYIPYYEVNNLMKCKYDNIIFSSSNFQSYSLSFNDIDASVVKNSNIGFSHNIIFQFEADAQKIKFRLDYKHQNVSKYLINLFIQNYMNIYNQTLTYFLEDKKLDMLISRFIFNNAKGNLKLFNHPLSNLNFINKSQNITKLFELQVDKNPNSTALVYNNLQFSYKEINIRANQLANFIKTNIEIGKTHFVAFCLNRSEQMIISILAILKLGKAYCPLDPNFPKERIQYILNDANPDIILVENDTKDIIKNIYPEKQICINSKNILLKIHKQPYHNLNEPINSDNLTYLLYTSGTTGRPKGVMMGQASCVNRILFMIKTNEMTDNDSYLFKTNIIFDVSFSDIFCTLLSGGKLYITKKIFDINEIETLIKENNINICHFVPSQFKIFSNNVNLNHLKSLNKIMISGESIELRHFQRFLNQGKSFYNYYGPTETGEVTVKVFSSPRSDNKLKSNVSYIGKSFDHTNIYVLDKSLQFLPIYATGELYLGGICIAEGYLNNCELTNEKFIDNPYQTDIEKNLNINSKLYKTGDLVRLTENGEIEYIGRIDNQIKIRGHRIELSEIENVMLTYPGMNQVAVIAKSLQKETSENDNNNKTLICYYVAYNPISIENLNSYLSTKLPDYMVPSFYEKIDQLPLNSSGKLNIKALPEPSFEKNEQYMPSRNELERNLCDVWEKVLSLPSGKIGISDDFFRIGGNSINAIELLHKINKNFDVNISLAEFYIHKNIMKLSELIKNEINSLKGIIKLNNSYAKEKMFMVHPAHSGSEVYIPLAEKLTSLFQCYGIENYNLHHENKIKNISELAALYLRIMDENINNNETIHLLGWSLGGYFCLEMARQLEERGRKQIYIYLLDTFNHGGTQFEMKLDKNQFYEFIKNLNKFKNMNNVIHNEEYLDKVYLNTKIENLLANQKIPNKLNFSRVILFKAKELYSDHIETLENEILLLNIQDNRIAELLNSNSQLNIINAYGTNHISIADAHDLIIQEIKEYDRNPHFKLTLFQQEKEVNEQVSRAT; via the coding sequence ATGACATATAAAATTAAATTATCCCCATATCATAAAACATTTTATTATGAGTGGAAATTAAATCAAAATCGAACAGACTATCACATAGTATTAGATCAAGAACTTAATGGAAATTTAAACATTGAACAGTTAGAAAAAGGGTTAGTTCAATTTGTAAATCATCATGTCCTCTTTAATTCACATATTATAATGGAAAATAATGAATTATATTGGGTAAAAAATAATAATATATCAAAATTATTATACATTGAAAATGAATTATTAACGTATGACTATCATAATTACATAAAAGAACCAATTGATTTAGAAAATGGACCATTATATAGATTTTTATTATTTAAAACAGGATTGAATCAATTTAGATTCATACTAATTGGTAATCATATTTTACTAGATGCCCTATCTACTATTGATATCTACAACAAATTATCATTCTATTATAATAATAATAGTGAAGAATTATTTACAAACTTATCAATAATTAATTCAATTAATGATCTGTCTGAGAATTTGCATCAATATATTAATCAGCATAGTAAAAATTTTAAATCATTTTGGAAAACTAAATTAGAAAATTGCGAAATATTATCGCTTGATTTTTTAAATATTTCTAGTCATTTTGAAGAAAATATAATAAATGATAATTCAATTCAAAGTAAATTTGGAATTAGTGAAATTTATTTTGAACTAAACAAAGAGCAAATACAAATTATTAGTAATATCAAAAGAAAATATAAAATCACACCGTACTTGTTTTCAAAAATAATTTATGCAGTTACTTTATATAAATATACTCAACAAAATAATTTCTGTATTTGTTATCCAATTTCAATTAAAGAAGGAATAGATTTACAATTCGGTGCTCATGTTAATTTAAATCTTTTGCCTTTTTCAATACATGAAAATTTAACTTTTGAAGAACTTATGAATCAATCAATATTATTTATAAAACAATTAAAACAAAATAATGTTAACTATGGATATATTCCATACTATGAAGTTAATAATTTAATGAAATGTAAATATGATAATATTATTTTCTCAAGTTCTAATTTTCAATCATATTCTTTAAGTTTTAATGATATTGATGCTTCTGTTGTTAAAAATTCTAATATAGGATTTTCACATAATATTATATTTCAATTTGAAGCTGATGCACAAAAAATTAAATTTAGGCTTGATTATAAACATCAAAATGTTTCTAAATACTTAATAAATTTATTTATACAAAATTATATGAATATTTATAATCAAACACTTACTTATTTCTTAGAAGATAAAAAATTAGATATGTTAATTTCTCGATTTATATTTAATAATGCTAAAGGAAATTTAAAATTATTTAATCATCCACTCTCTAATTTAAATTTTATAAATAAATCTCAAAATATAACTAAATTATTTGAACTGCAGGTAGATAAAAATCCAAATTCAACTGCCCTTGTATATAATAATTTACAATTTAGTTACAAGGAAATAAATATTAGAGCGAATCAACTTGCTAACTTTATAAAGACAAATATTGAAATAGGTAAAACACATTTTGTAGCTTTTTGTTTAAACAGAAGCGAACAAATGATAATTTCAATACTCGCTATATTAAAACTTGGTAAAGCTTATTGTCCACTTGATCCAAATTTTCCTAAAGAACGTATTCAATATATTTTAAATGATGCTAATCCTGATATAATTTTGGTTGAAAATGATACAAAAGATATTATAAAAAATATTTATCCAGAGAAACAGATTTGCATTAATTCAAAAAACATTTTACTTAAAATTCATAAGCAACCTTATCACAATTTAAATGAACCAATTAACAGTGATAATTTAACATATTTATTGTATACCTCTGGAACTACTGGAAGACCAAAAGGTGTCATGATGGGCCAAGCTAGCTGTGTGAATCGTATTTTATTTATGATTAAAACAAATGAAATGACCGATAATGATTCATATTTATTTAAAACTAATATCATTTTTGATGTTTCTTTTTCTGATATATTTTGCACTTTATTATCGGGCGGAAAACTTTATATAACAAAGAAAATATTTGATATAAATGAAATTGAAACATTAATTAAAGAAAATAATATTAACATTTGCCATTTTGTTCCCTCACAGTTTAAAATATTTTCTAATAATGTTAACTTGAATCATCTAAAATCATTAAATAAAATTATGATTAGTGGTGAATCAATAGAACTTAGACATTTTCAAAGATTCCTAAATCAAGGAAAGTCATTTTATAATTATTATGGCCCTACTGAAACAGGTGAAGTAACAGTCAAAGTGTTTTCTTCTCCTCGCTCTGATAATAAATTAAAGTCTAATGTTTCATATATTGGAAAATCATTTGATCATACAAATATATATGTGTTAGATAAAAGCCTTCAATTTCTTCCGATTTATGCTACTGGAGAGCTATATTTGGGTGGAATTTGTATTGCCGAAGGATATTTAAACAATTGTGAATTAACAAACGAAAAATTTATAGATAATCCTTATCAAACAGATATCGAAAAAAATTTAAATATTAATTCTAAATTATATAAAACAGGTGATTTAGTTCGTTTAACGGAAAACGGTGAAATTGAATATATAGGTCGTATTGATAATCAAATCAAAATAAGAGGACATCGAATAGAACTGAGTGAAATTGAAAATGTTATGTTAACTTATCCTGGTATGAATCAGGTTGCGGTAATTGCAAAAAGTTTACAAAAAGAAACAAGTGAAAATGATAATAATAATAAAACATTAATTTGTTACTATGTTGCTTATAATCCAATTTCTATTGAGAATTTAAATTCGTATTTAAGTACTAAATTGCCCGACTACATGGTTCCTAGTTTTTATGAAAAAATAGACCAGTTGCCTTTAAATTCCAGTGGTAAATTAAATATTAAAGCACTACCTGAACCTAGTTTTGAAAAAAATGAACAATATATGCCTTCAAGGAATGAATTGGAACGCAATTTATGTGATGTTTGGGAAAAGGTGTTATCACTCCCTAGCGGAAAAATTGGAATTTCTGATGACTTTTTTAGAATTGGTGGCAATAGTATTAATGCAATTGAATTACTTCATAAAATTAATAAAAATTTTGATGTTAATATTAGTTTAGCTGAATTTTATATTCATAAAAATATAATGAAACTTTCTGAATTAATTAAGAATGAAATAAATTCATTGAAAGGAATTATTAAACTAAACAATTCATATGCCAAAGAAAAAATGTTTATGGTACATCCCGCCCATTCGGGGAGTGAAGTTTATATTCCATTAGCAGAAAAACTAACTTCATTATTTCAGTGTTATGGAATTGAAAACTATAATCTTCATCATGAAAATAAAATAAAAAATATTTCAGAATTAGCAGCTTTATATTTAAGAATTATGGATGAAAATATAAATAATAATGAAACTATTCATTTACTAGGATGGTCACTTGGTGGCTATTTTTGTTTAGAAATGGCAAGGCAACTTGAAGAAAGGGGCAGGAAACAAATTTATATATATTTACTTGATACATTCAATCATGGTGGAACACAATTCGAAATGAAATTAGATAAAAATCAATTTTATGAATTCATTAAAAACCTGAATAAGTTCAAAAATATGAATAATGTTATACATAACGAAGAATATTTAGATAAGGTATATTTAAACACAAAAATTGAAAATTTATTAGCAAATCAAAAAATTCCAAACAAACTTAATTTTTCCAGAGTTATATTATTTAAAGCGAAGGAATTATATAGTGATCATATAGAAACATTAGAAAATGAAATTTTATTATTAAATATACAAGATAATAGAATTGCAGAATTATTAAACTCAAATAGTCAATTAAATATTATAAATGCATATGGGACAAACCATATAAGTATTGCTGACGCACACGATTTAATCATACAAGAAATAAAGGAATATGATCGCAACCCCCATTTCAAGTTGACACTTTTTCAGCAAGAAAAGGAAGTCAATGAACAAGTTAGCAGAGCCACCTAG
- a CDS encoding AAA family ATPase — MLSRWRRRIFFVFINYFLETWVNFDDYAILLRLIQLNCGGLPDGAQGEEVFKFDHVVIDEAQDFGALELIVLLNSVNSRTGVTIVGDVNQKIAPGKEFVSWDELAKLLNMGEAKVTRLELGHRSSLPIMWLADHVIESEPILQGREGTYPEAISFASQKLIIEYLAQFILKRISEEPNAHICIAMRYKKLRPTYLAESNKLLADKNIDIRAAERDNFAFRKSVTLTNVHQIKGLEFVSVIVVDGDIYTWTCDAES; from the coding sequence TTGTTAAGTCGTTGGAGGAGAAGAATATTTTTTGTTTTTATAAATTATTTTCTGGAAACTTGGGTTAATTTTGATGACTACGCAATTTTACTTCGTTTAATTCAACTAAACTGTGGTGGACTTCCTGATGGAGCACAAGGAGAAGAAGTCTTTAAATTTGATCACGTTGTCATAGACGAAGCACAAGATTTTGGCGCTTTGGAACTGATTGTCCTTTTAAATTCGGTCAATTCTCGCACAGGTGTTACTATAGTTGGTGATGTCAATCAAAAAATTGCTCCTGGAAAAGAATTTGTCAGCTGGGATGAACTCGCAAAACTTTTAAACATGGGCGAAGCAAAAGTCACTCGCCTTGAACTTGGCCATCGCTCTTCATTGCCTATTATGTGGCTTGCCGACCATGTCATTGAGTCTGAGCCTATTTTACAGGGTCGAGAAGGAACGTATCCAGAAGCAATTTCCTTTGCTTCACAAAAACTTATTATAGAATACCTTGCACAATTTATTTTAAAAAGAATCAGTGAAGAACCCAATGCGCATATCTGTATTGCCATGCGTTATAAAAAACTTCGACCTACGTATTTAGCAGAATCAAATAAATTATTGGCTGATAAAAATATCGATATAAGAGCGGCTGAACGTGATAATTTTGCCTTTCGTAAAAGTGTTACGTTAACAAATGTTCACCAAATAAAAGGACTCGAATTCGTCTCCGTAATTGTTGTCGATGGCGATATTTACACTTGGACGTGCGATGCCGAATCGTGA
- a CDS encoding transposase, translating into MYYLLLYFICEKIDGKVIQFGYELEIKLLKNIFDKGYPILPVVLDSSFDSISLMKSLDDMKVPFCIHTKDNRKDRHCKSPKMPWKTWKSHYKNKTRYSVKLLKTEHQKRSRKTKYIQESFVYIKGRKSILKLIADYNKLTDFCHFAIYVTNDLKMSGGFLYELGRKRWLIEELFRKLKQKLSFGKLLCTGKVAADLSICLPFALIISLHLSPNE; encoded by the coding sequence ATGTATTATCTTTTACTTTATTTTATCTGTGAAAAAATTGATGGTAAAGTTATTCAATTTGGATATGAGTTAGAAATCAAACTTTTAAAAAATATTTTTGACAAAGGATATCCAATTCTTCCTGTCGTATTAGATTCTAGTTTTGACTCGATATCTTTAATGAAGAGTTTAGATGACATGAAAGTTCCTTTTTGCATTCATACAAAAGATAATCGAAAGGATAGGCATTGCAAATCACCTAAAATGCCTTGGAAAACATGGAAATCTCATTATAAAAATAAAACGAGATACAGTGTCAAACTTTTAAAAACTGAGCATCAAAAAAGGTCAAGGAAAACAAAGTACATACAAGAAAGCTTTGTATATATTAAGGGAAGAAAATCAATATTAAAATTAATTGCAGATTACAATAAGTTAACTGATTTCTGCCATTTTGCAATTTACGTAACTAATGATCTAAAAATGAGTGGCGGATTTCTATATGAACTTGGTAGAAAACGCTGGTTGATCGAAGAGCTATTTAGAAAATTAAAGCAAAAATTATCTTTTGGTAAGCTTTTGTGTACGGGTAAGGTAGCAGCAGATCTTTCCATCTGTCTGCCATTTGCATTAATTATCTCCTTACATTTATCACCGAATGAATGA